A stretch of DNA from Channa argus isolate prfri chromosome 7, Channa argus male v1.0, whole genome shotgun sequence:
ACTGGTGCATGCATATctcaaaatgaatttaaaatagaaatatagtAAAAGGACAGTTGTTGTTGGACATGCAGGATGACGCATTTAATGTGCAATTCTACACCAATCTCTGCTGCTCTAGCAATAAACTTGGCATGATGTGGCTTTCTGTGGTGGCCATGTCTTATGAAGACTTGGGCAATAAACCCTGTCATAAAGTCCCGAGTTGCAGAATATGTGGGAGGTTCCTCTCTTTTCTCAAGAAAATAAGCCGAAACTGAGAAAGATAACTCAGCGTATTTGCATAATCTCCTTaaccaaatcaaaaaaaaaggcatctcCAGAAAAGCAACCGTCACTTCTTACCATACTTGTAGTTTCACTTTTTTACCATCCACTTCAAtggtttttactttaaagtcGATGCCTGAGAGACAACAAGAGGacagaaaagagcagagaagaggaaaaggggGGTTAAATACGTcacacataagaaaaaaaaacacccactcGCTAGTTCACCCTCACATTGGGGAAACTGATTAATGGTCATTTCCACTTTGATTTTGGCCCCTTACTGCAATAATCTACAGGCCTGTACAACACATTGTCTGTGAGTTACGTTTTGTCCTGCTGGATGGACAAGCTGAccagcagacagacagtgagggGAAGAGGAGGGGGCTGTCCTGTGCAAAAACTGTGCATGCCAGAAGCCAACCATTCTTCTGGGAACGTAGAGATGGTAAAAGAGATAGGAATGAGGGTGGGTGGACCTTCTGAGAACCAAATGAGAGGAATGAGATCTGAGAGTGAGAAGGGGGAGAGGGTCATCGAAGAGACTATACACAAATTCAACAAGGAGAAAAGGGACACAATGAAATAAGAAGAAATAAGAGAGAGCATAGACTAGTTAAGACATGACTACAGTCTGAAAAACCAGTCTGTGCAGTATTGAGCTtcagagacaggaagaaatgTCAGCACTGAGGAAACATTTATCTTATTCAGTTTTCAGATTACACTGTGATAACATACCAATGGTTGAAATGTATGTGGAGTTGAAATTGTCCTCAGCAAAACGAATGATGAGACATGTTTTTCCCACTCCGCTGTCCCCGATGAGTAACAGTTTGAAAAGGAAATCATACTTTTTCGCCATGGTCGAAGCTGTTATTCAGAGTAGCACTCAAATGGGAAAAGTTGGGTTTGTCCCTTTAGAGAAACCCCGTTTTTTAAAAACGTTAGGCTTTAAAGCTTGATTTCCTTTCTTGACGAAgcaacctttttaaaaatgttgctcCATGTAACGAATAGATTctcttttctgttatttttttcaccctCCCAATCTTTACACCGGTGAATTCCGATCCCCCTCAATGGGCTCTGTTTGGATTGCGCTGGGTAATGAAACAAGCTCCACTCCATCCAAAGTTGGTTTGTCTCCAGCTAACAATCACTACCAAAACTATTTGCGATTCATTTTACTGTCCTCCAAGATTCACTTTCACTGCGTTTACGAACATATCCGAATGGCTACGTGTTgtctcccaaaaaaaaaaaaaaaaaaaaaacttgctgtCGATCCAGATCCGCTGACTGGCTACGTATTGTGGGTGAGTGCTTCCTGGGAAAAGGGATCAGACCTGCAGACACCAAACATGAACACTAGATGACACCGTTAGATCAGAAAACCCACCACTTTCTGTGGCGTCAAAGTAAGTTATCTccacaaaataacttttaaagcCTTAAAGTCCTTTCAacgcattttaaaaatgatctcaTTCAAAGCTTaaaccaagacaaattcctacTACTGTTAAGAGTTCTTAACTGTGCCtggaaaatatattgttttctgatttctgaTACTGTTTGATTCCAACATGCATCAAATCAGTTTAAACACTGCGGCCGATGCAGGAAACCTGTCATAGCTACAGCTGCATACTAATCTGCCAAAGCACTAATGGAAATGCACTCATTTCACAATTAATAAATACGTATACATATGAAAACACATCATAAATGCGTACGGCACTGTTGTTTCCAACTTCATCAACGTATTACATcgttatatttttaaaaaacatatccAAAAAGAAgtgtatttaacaaaatgtattaaacacaTGGATGCTTACAGTTTAAGCTactatactgtatttctgttgCTGGTCGTGCTATTTAAGCTACAAAAAAATCGCGGGAAAACTAACATTAACCCCACAAataacaaactaaataaataaaatctgtaaggGACAAAAAGTGATAGTAATATAGTAATATAGTAATACTATAATTAACAGACTAGAAGCAGAACAATTTCTCCTTTAGCATCTTTTTCATCACGGACCATAAATTACTTTTGAAGGTTTAAGGAAACACTTACCTaacagacaaaataatataaGCAAATAAACTCCTCAAAAAAACAttctctgaaaaagaaataatgataatacttaaaaaaaaattgtttgtcttttttgggTGTTTACATGTCAGCCAACTGTTTCCGGCACGTGGCAGCAGGAGACGTTCTCATTTTCCGGTTACACTGCAACAACGCAGACATGCCTGTAAGTAACAGCACGGTTTTACACGTTTTATCCATGGCATCAATCGTTTTAAGTGTTTTCACAGGGAAAGCTTAATCTATATTAATAGAATGGTTTGTTTCTGTCGGCTTTAATGCTGTGATGTTGCTGTAATTTAAAAGCGAAGATGGGAAAAGTGAGACAATATGGCGAAACACGTGGAGGACAAAGCAGCAGCCCACGCTGTTCTGACATTACAAACTTAATGCAGCTAAACACCAAATTTTATACATGTGAATTCAGCATTTGATTAAACGTTCTTGGTTTTGTAGTTTAACAACAGCAGAGTTTTATGGTCATTGTACCTGCTCTGCTTTCTCATTGCCAGTTAcgttttgttttcttactttttcatttcactttataATCTGTGTCATCAGTGCGATtgctatacagtatatattgcTCGTTACATCTCAATAgcttcttttttcacatttcctcTGAAATGAATCGCAACCTCTACCGTGCCATAATCATGTAGCTAAAAGTGGTTTTTTCAGTGACTACAACAGGAAATTGTTCGTTTTTCACCACGTTTATGTGAACAAGGATCTGAATAATTAATGTGAattgacatttaaattaaaagatcTGACTTCCTTTCAGCTCGCGAAGGATCTGTTGCACCCGAGTCCcgaggaggaaaagaagaggcATAAGAAAAAACGTCTTGTACAGAGTCctaattcatattttatggATGTTAAATGTCCAGGTCAGTTTATTTACGGGCAGCTTTGCTAAACCTTGAAAGTGAGACATACATCTGGTTATTGGATAGAGAGGAATCGAGAAAAGATCGAAACTATAAGTACTGTGTGGTATAATTACAATGTATTACAcaagtgctttgttttttaattttagattttaagttTTAGAGTCATTTAAGTATTTCTCATTAATTTCAGTCCATGGTGACGTTTTCAGTTGTGTTGGTTTGTCTAACCAAATCACCACAAACATGTTCAGTTgaataaaagacaggaaatggCAGGAAAGATTTACTTCTTATTTTTCCGTTGAACTaattattgtagttttaaagtgTTCCAACCAGTGCATTTAGCTGCAATACTGGATTACATTTTGgtattgtttaaatgttttaaattcagttttagaTCTAGATATTAGATATTGAATACTTTTTCAGTATCTACTTTATAAATTTAGGAAAACAGTTGCCTTTATGTGTTGCCCTTTCATTGTTTCCTTAGTGATTGGGGTGTCAAGTAAGGCATATAGTAACAGTTGTGGGTGTCTGTGAAATGAGCTTCAAGTGACTCCTTTTTGCAAACAACTGCAAGGACAACACCAGTAATCAAAAGACGATCTAGTTTTATAATAGTCGTAAAGTGCTTGTCACCTGCTTGTTTGTGCAGTGGCTTCATTGTGTCaatttgtgttcatgtgtgacTTACAGGATGCTACAAGATCACGACTGTGTTCAGTCATGCTCAGACTGTCGTGCTATGTGTCGGCTGCTCCACAGTCCTCTGTCAGCCCACAGGAGGTAAAGCTCGTCTGACAGAAGGTAAAGGAAAAACTCGCAACCAAGATCTATACTAAACAAAAGTTGTCTACCTTTGCATCAAAAGTGTAAATGTTCATACAAGAATGCAAAGTAGTTAAATCACTCACAGTGGAGTTTTCTGTGGTGCttattatataatgtatattttgtatatacaaatttagtgtctttttttttacaataacaatttattaTTCATAACTGCAATTGTGGGAACATGTGATGCTACAGGTAAATGGCACACTGTTTTAGGTATACATTGACCCAAatctgggatttgaacccaacCAGTGCCACCTGACACCCTATTCTGTCGTTTGgactttttttatgtaaaataaactgGCTTGCCACAATCAAAAAgataacaaacaaatgtattcacaACTTTCATTGTTGAACTAGACCAATCCCCTATGCAACAAAATTTCCCAAAAGCCATTATTTTGCCTGGAGCTGTTGATTTGAATAGTGATAACTTTACTGTACAATCCACCTCTAACATATCGATAGACATTTGCCTTTGTGTTGCCCTTTCATGGCGTTCTTCATGAACAGGGTGTCAACTAAGGCATACAGTGACTCTTGTGGTTGTGACAGAAATTCATCATCACTGATTCTTTTCTACACAATCAACTGCAAGTACAAATAACACAAGGTCTTTCATTTGTAGAGATATTTCCAGTAAATAGCTTTAGGtgaatttgttttcataaaagaTAGATCACATATACATCGCAAGTCAGaatacacaggaaaaaaaaagagattataGTGGCTACAGTACGTTAGTGAATAATTGAGCTTAAGGTCaaggtttgttttttaccaACGCTCTTATCGTCCCACCCACTCTGTACTgttctctgctgctgtggtaACCAAGGCTTCAAGTTACTATGGGACTATGGGTGCAGCTTGTCACTAAAACTACAGTTGTTGGAGATGTAATTTTATATTCTCTCATCAGTTGTATCCTGGCCAGTAATTCAGTTTATACATTATTGTTAGTGTATTACCTGATTGTGGactttttttcaaaatacaaaaagtcaaGGTCTGGTAAAACCTGGCAATTTTGAAGGCTGTACATAGTTGATGGTgcatctaaaatgtatttagaaaaatatgtaGTAATGCTTAACAGtattgaataattttttttttaaagattctcTGTCTGAAAATGTGATTATCTTTGGGTTTTTAGGAACTGTGATAGGCATTTTCACTATTGACagattaaataatgaaatgaaagttCAGTTCTAGGAGCTGTACTTCCcgctaataaaaacaatatataatattcTCACTATGTAAATGGGGTGGAAAGTACaatcaaagtcaacaaaaattaaaaacagtttgtatttaattaattgcaatccttcttcatgttttttccaGGATGCTCATTCAGGAGGAAACAACACTAGTTTGACCAAATGTGGTTTGACAGCACTAAGAATCAACAGAGCTTAAAAGATGTCAAGTCACACTGTCTTTGAGCTGATGCAGAGAACGGAATagaaagcaggaaaacaaaacatgtatcaTAAGAAATCTTTCTACAGAATATGCACAGAAAATGCCTTGTTCAATAACATATATCCATTATTTCTTCTGTTAATAAACTAAGATTGTAAAAATTTCTGGTAAAATATTGTAGGTTTGTAATCCAGTTCTAATCTCTTGAAGATCAGCTCAGGACCTTTTTAAAAGCTTGTTTGTAAAGATCAGGGTATTGGACGCAGATGTGTGGACTGAAAGACTTTCATATGTTTTGTTCAAATTTCACCCTTCAGTGATcaggtgcaaacatttacaggAAAGCAAGAGATGATGACCTTGCAGAACCAgttgtaaggaaaaaaaaagaccacagtGGCTGAGTTGCAAATTGCATCCAAGAAGCTGTCCTTGACTTGAGTTTCCCAAAGTAAAATCTGCACTCTACATAATTGAATACAGATTGATTTGTGGCAGAATAAATCCAAACATTAAGTCATATGCATTTGCCCAGTTAAAGCCACTGTTGacctaatattttattttgaaatgtgatgTTATTTGCACCTCCTCCCAAACCTGTGTTGTGGGTGCCTGAGCTGCTCTTACTCTAAACCAGGGTTGATTCAGGGAAAGTCGTAGCTGTTTCTGCTTCAGTTTCCGGCTGCTTGTAAAACAATCGCTGCACATTGATGTGACACTGCAATGACACACTTAACATCATGGTTGTGAATTTACATGTGCTTGCAAGCTTCCTGTGAAAATGATTGTGTGGGATGAATTGTTGTGGAGTTGCAAAACACCAAAATATTACTACCTTGGGAAGAAAAAGAATCAAACAAATTTGTAACCTAGTTTACCCGCAGCTTGCGATTAGGTTTGTGGGTCATTTGCAGTCTTCGTGACAGCAAGGAGTTGTACACAAAGACATTAAATCAGcgataattttttttgttgctatggtGACACTTTGTAAAATGCTTGTGTATTGGACAgctttgaaataaaatcatgGAAGTgtgatattttttctctttttttgatgTGGTTCCTGGTTACTGAATGACTAATACAAGAGAAAATTGTCATTCTACAGTATTCGCGTGTTCTTTATCACTTAAATAGATCTAATTAAAAAATTCCACAATTTTCCTTGATACTCATTGACGTAAGTGATGAACAGTGGCAGAGGAATTGTCACACAGCCACCATTTGCTGTAGAACTTAATTATTCTGTAACCAATATTGGAGAAGTAGTCAAAGCTTGCTATCAACGGAAATAAAGTAAAGGCATACATAAAGCAGCAATGCCAATAAATTGATAGACAGCAGGAATAAATGTTACTTCAACCTGTTTCACCTTGACACAATAATGGTGAGCTGACTGGTTTATTGCAGGTAATAAGGTAAGCAGATAATTATAGTAATGCGAGAACCTCTGGCCTGTTTTCACCTTGCTGACAGTGACATCACTGAGTAGTTCGATGTGTGATCTGAATTGGaccaagttttaaaaaaatttcaaaGTTTCAAACAATAAACTCAAGGAGAAATACGACTCAGTGCTCGTTCGCATATAAACATGGATTTTAAAAGTAGATGCAACAAAAaccattaataaatattaatattaattatactAATTTCTTTATCGTAAAATCTGAAGTTAAAGTAATTAATTGGGGATGAAATAATAGCTAAAGGCTTAATCTGCATATCATGCAAGCGCAGAACTGCAGTCTCACTGGTTTAATCCAACCACTTGTTGTcataactcttttttttcctccccatgCTGATTTCTTGTCTGCATTTATACTGTCAGCTATACATTGCATGTTACTGGTAAGACACTACTAATGCTAAAGACACCAAATTTTGTATTTAGAATCCAATccaataaagtaatttttttctttcagaattcaaaatgaaaactccACAGTTGATGGTGTCAGCTGATAAAGACTGCAAACTGTTCGTTTTTTCTGTAAATTGATTTATTCTCAAGGGTGTCAGGAGAGGGGCCTGCCAACGACAGAAGTGCTTTGTTTATGATAAACAAATGTGATGTCTAAATGCTATAGCAATAATTTCTTGACCTGTCACTAAAGAGAGTAGATACAAAGAGTTTTCATTATGTCACTTAATTTGCTCTTATTATTGGAACGTAACACAGAGCCGAGactcaaaatacacaaaataccTTGTTACAActatgtttatgtttgtttgtctgtgtatgtttaagTGTAGCACACCTTAAGATGAGAGCATGTGACCATCACAGTAAGCTCAAACCCAGGCTGATGGCCACTTAGGAACAAGGCCAGCTGGAGCTCTACCTGAAGGTAGGGCAGTGTCTCTGGGACACCAGAGAGGAGTGTGACAAACAATAACCCAGGGACTGATCTCAACTGTGTAGACACCTGCAGAGAATGAACGTTGTAGATAGGGGGTGCTACATTACAACATCCCAGGATGCAGCCTTCCACAGTGTTGCGTTCCTCTGCCTTAAGGACATTAGGATTAAAACAAATGCTTATAGACAGAATTGCTCATTCATACATTCTGGTGCTCACATCCTTTAGAtacaacgtgtgtgtgtttgctcaaaAAACCAGTGCAATGACTggcacttttgttttcttgggAATTTTCAGGTTGGTGGTTCTTGGGGACAGAGTCTTCATATTTAAACTGGAGACATCTTCCCATAGATGGAAAATCAACCCAAGTTACAAGCTCCCTAATTCTATGAATTCACTGAATAAATACATCTGTCAGCACACGCTGTCCTTCCACTACCCATGCTCCTATCCAAAGATGCTTTAAGGCTGCCCTGAAACATCTGATTAGAGGGactgtttatttgctttgtgcTCCCCTGTGCATCCTCTACATGCTGAAAGAACATGGATGGGAGTCGGTAAGGGAGGTATTTGGGCCCACTGGCGTTACTCAAAGTctagacacacaaaaaaaagttatgaatGTCTGAAGTCATCTGTGCGGGGTCATCTCTGagtgggaggcagagaggggaATTTTATGGGGGGGATCAATAGCAAGAGCAGAAAGATAATTCTGAGACATGGCCAGATGAGTTTTTAAGAGTATTGATCTGAGCtgtttgcattcacattttacatCCTAGCTCTAAATCTGGCAACATGGCCACTGaatgaaaaagacagaagaccagggagaaagagaaaaaggaaagtaCAAGAAACTCTGTAGGGATTACAAAACTGTACAGAAAagtatgtgtgtctttttatgtgtgtatctaTTGTTCAAGGTTGTTAGAGAAGAGAACGCTACAACAAAAGGTAGACAGGTTGACTTGGCCCTCCCACACTGTACAGAAGGgatgaaacactgaacagatgAACAAACCACACTGGCGAGACCTTGGGTTCATCTGcgcgcagacacacactgtatttttgcTTATTTGAGCTTCTCCTTTGCCAAGGACAGGACCATTACACGTCATTAGTACCCAGTGCACAATTAACTGACCTGAACACTGATTAGCAGCGTCTGGCTGACCCCACGTCTCCATGGCAATGACCTACAGACAGGAGCCAGTATCTGGTCATCTTGGTTCCACTCTCTGAGAGTCCACATTGACAAGGTGTGTCCTGTCATACACTGACACAGGACAGATGGTACCTCTGGTACAACACTAACAACACACAGTTGTTACTTTAGGTTTACTTAAGGAAATAAGGATTAAGgatgaatattttaaactgaTTTACTAAATTCAGAATGTGCTGCCTAAAAAGTCACAAAAGGATGAAACAACAAAGGATATTTTTGTTGGATAGGTCCCATGTAGGTGCAAGATAAATCTGAAATATCAGTGTAAGTATGTCTCTCATATTTTAGGGTAGCCTTTCACCATCTTATTGAGGCAAGCAGTAGTGGCCCTGAGCTTCAGAATTGATAAATTAGTGCACTGCTACTTGTACTATGAACACATTCTACATGCATATATGcgcacacacatagaaacacacacacacacacacacacactctgaaggAATGAGGGTCACACTGTGATGGATGGTATTCCTGAATGCCCGTGAGCATTAAAAACCGGTGGACCTAGTGAAAACAATCAGTCATGTCAGTTTGTCA
This window harbors:
- the rps27.2 gene encoding 40S ribosomal protein S27.2, with the protein product MSANCFRHVAAGDVLIFRLHCNNADMPLAKDLLHPSPEEEKKRHKKKRLVQSPNSYFMDVKCPGCYKITTVFSHAQTVVLCVGCSTVLCQPTGGKARLTEGCSFRRKQH